In Flammeovirgaceae bacterium 311, one DNA window encodes the following:
- a CDS encoding pkd domain containing protein (COG3291 FOG: PKD repeat) produces the protein MKQILYTFIWVLALQVFLSGCDRFQEEDFSLGAPPTAQDAVFTYEPSAENENIINFTSPSTGAFIKNWDFGNGTKAQGNSVTGVFPLQGTYEVTLTVFSSGGSVSSTQTVEIAETDPTLLDLPVYNLLTGGNDRPEGKTWVIDAARAGHFGLGPNTDFAPIWYAAGANEKAGGGLYNDKYTFVLDGFRFDMETEGDVYLNGGQQGEFSGATASPVGDFMAPYTAPDDLQWSVTEDSEGNQFITISQGGFIGYYTGVRTYQIMTLTENELVIRYLDAANPDFAWYQRLIPEGYTPPPPPPPAGVSLPLGFETQEPAFEVFGGSTYEVVDNPDASGINTSARVAQTEHGGETWAGLFVNLGEPLDLSTQNYFYVKVWAPQTGTFRFKLENVDDPQNDFVEIDAEVTEAEQWVELGFDLSDVPSERYARVVLFPGWNVSNAGTFYFDDLRQGTAPVALPITFETQEPAFEVFGGSDYEVVDNPDASGINTSARVGKTTHGGETWAGLFVNLAQPLNFAAGDEFTIKVWAPQTGTFRFKLENVDDPQNDFVEIDAEVTEAEQWVELTFDVSAVPSGRYARVVIFPGWNVSNAGTFYFDDMMIE, from the coding sequence ATGAAACAGATTTTATATACATTCATATGGGTGCTTGCCCTGCAGGTATTCCTGTCGGGATGCGATCGCTTTCAGGAGGAGGATTTTTCCCTGGGAGCGCCTCCCACCGCACAGGATGCTGTTTTCACCTATGAGCCCAGCGCAGAGAACGAGAACATCATTAACTTCACCAGTCCATCTACGGGTGCTTTTATCAAGAACTGGGATTTTGGTAATGGTACAAAAGCCCAGGGTAACAGTGTAACCGGCGTATTTCCGTTACAAGGCACCTATGAAGTTACCTTAACAGTATTTAGCTCTGGGGGTAGCGTATCTTCCACACAAACCGTCGAAATAGCCGAAACAGATCCAACCCTGTTGGATTTGCCAGTGTACAACCTGCTGACGGGCGGCAACGACAGGCCTGAGGGTAAAACCTGGGTGATAGATGCAGCACGTGCCGGCCATTTTGGATTAGGTCCTAATACAGACTTTGCGCCAATCTGGTACGCAGCCGGGGCAAATGAAAAAGCAGGTGGAGGCCTTTATAACGATAAATATACCTTTGTACTGGATGGTTTCAGGTTTGATATGGAAACCGAAGGTGATGTTTACCTGAATGGTGGCCAGCAAGGTGAATTTTCCGGTGCAACAGCCAGCCCTGTAGGTGATTTTATGGCGCCATACACGGCACCAGATGATTTACAGTGGTCAGTTACAGAAGATTCAGAAGGTAATCAGTTTATCACAATATCCCAGGGAGGTTTTATTGGCTACTATACTGGTGTGAGAACTTACCAGATCATGACGCTTACTGAAAATGAACTGGTGATCAGGTACCTGGACGCAGCTAATCCTGATTTTGCCTGGTATCAGCGTCTGATCCCTGAAGGTTATACCCCGCCACCGCCACCACCGCCAGCAGGTGTTTCCCTGCCCCTTGGTTTTGAAACACAGGAGCCTGCTTTTGAAGTATTTGGCGGCAGCACTTACGAGGTGGTAGATAATCCCGATGCCAGCGGCATTAACACCAGCGCCAGGGTAGCACAAACAGAACATGGCGGCGAAACCTGGGCAGGCCTGTTTGTAAATCTTGGCGAACCCCTGGATTTAAGTACCCAAAATTACTTTTATGTAAAAGTATGGGCGCCACAGACAGGCACCTTCAGGTTTAAGCTGGAGAATGTGGACGATCCGCAGAACGACTTCGTGGAAATAGATGCCGAAGTAACCGAGGCTGAACAATGGGTAGAACTTGGATTTGATCTGTCGGATGTGCCATCAGAACGTTACGCACGCGTTGTGCTGTTCCCGGGATGGAATGTATCCAATGCTGGCACCTTCTACTTTGATGACTTAAGGCAGGGTACAGCACCGGTTGCATTGCCAATTACTTTTGAAACACAGGAGCCTGCGTTCGAGGTATTTGGTGGCAGCGATTATGAGGTGGTGGATAACCCCGATGCCAGCGGCATTAACACCAGCGCCAGGGTTGGCAAAACCACGCATGGTGGCGAAACCTGGGCAGGCCTTTTTGTAAATCTGGCACAGCCCCTGAATTTTGCCGCTGGTGATGAGTTCACCATTAAAGTATGGGCACCACAGACAGGCACCTTCAGGTTTAAGCTGGAGAATGTAGACGATCCGCAGAACGACTTCGTGGAAATAGATGCCGAAGTAACCGAGGCCGAACAGTGGGTGGAGCTCACCTTTGATGTGTCGGCGGTGCCTTCGGGCAGATACGCCAGGGTGGTAATATTCCCTGGCTGGAATGTATCCAACGCCGGCACCTTCTATTTCGATGATATGATGATAGAATAA